One window of Equus caballus isolate H_3958 breed thoroughbred chromosome 3, TB-T2T, whole genome shotgun sequence genomic DNA carries:
- the CIBAR2 gene encoding CBY1-interacting BAR domain-containing protein 2 translates to MNIVLSRDSQVRGMENTVSNAEKYFGQFCSLLAAYTRKTARLRDKADQLVRQLVDFANTETPELRAAVRSFAEDLAKVQDYRQAEVERLETKVVTPLKLYGAQIKQTRAEIKKFKRVRNNEIKQLEKLEKLRQKSPSDRQMISQAETRVQRASVDASRTTQQLEETIDTFQKQKLKDLQKIFSDFITIEMVFHAKAVEVYSSAFQALENYDLERDLEDFRAKMRGVYGLYDPRPLTDTAPSLASLGSLAGQSAESPIRNQRKEEEASEDDSTDEDPVEDLRGQRQGLHQ, encoded by the exons ATGAACATTGTTCTCTCCAG GGACAGCCAGGTGCGGGGCATGGAGAACACGGTGAGCAACGCCGAGAAGTACTTCGGCCAGTTCTGCTCGCTGCTGGCCGCCTACACCCGCAAGACGGCCCGGCTGCGGGACAAGGCCGACCAGCTGGTCAGACAGCTTGTCGACTTCGCCAACACTGAGACCCCCGAGCTGCGGGCCGCCGTGAGGAGCTTCGCTGAGGACCTGGCCAAAGTGCAGGATTACCGACAGGCCGAG GTCGAGAGGCTGGAGACCAAGGTCGTCACCCCCCTGAAGCTCTATGGGGCACAGATAAAGCAGACCCGG GCCGAGATCAAGAAATTCAAACGCGTCCGGAATAACGAGATCAAACAACTGGAaaagctggagaaactgaggcagaagtcGCCCTCGGACAGGCAAATGATC TCCCAG GCAGAGACCAGGGTGCAGAGGGCCTCGGTGGACGCCAGCCGCACCACCCAGCAGCTAGAGGAAACGATCGACACCTTCCAGAAGCAGAAGCTGAAGGACCTACAG AAAATTTTCTCAGACTTCATAACCATCGAGATGGTCTTCCACGCCAAAGCGGTGGAGGTGTATTCCAGCGCCTTCCAGGCCCTGGAGAACTACGACCTGGAGAGAGACCTGGAG GATTTTAGAGCCAAGATGCGTGGAGTCTACGGGCTGTACGACCCTCGGCCGCTCACGGACACCGCGCCCTCCCTAGCCAGCCTGGGGTCTCTCGCCGGCCAG AGTGCTGAGAGCCCCATACGGaaccagagaaaagaagaggaggcgAGTGAGGATGACTCTACTGACGAGGACCCCGTGGAGGACCTCAGGGGACAGAGGCAGGGACTCCACCAATAG